CTTATATCGTATGCCGAATATCGTATATCGAAGGTTAGCTGATTTCCAACTTCCACTCCTTTGCAGTTAGTCCAACTTCAACAGTTCGTCCAAGATGTCTTGCCAAATCCGAGCGGTCTCCCTGCTCGTCCTTGCCCTCGTCCTGCTGGCAGTGTCCTTTTCGGAGGCCAGTTTCCGGCGACGCCCCTTACCTGCTGGAGTGAGGGAAGCCGCGGGCGCCGCGAATAAGTTCAACTCTCGGATTGTCGGTGGAGAATTGTCCGATGTGTCGGCAGCTCCCTACCAAATTTCACTGCAGAATGCCATTGGGTAGGTGATTTCAGATTGTTTAGATCGGGAAATATGACAAAGGATACTTTAAATTCAAAGATTAgatgaacattttttaattaaaaactaagatGATTCGATTCATATAAAACTTTAGCTTGTATTAAACCCATAATTCCCAATTTTTACCAGTAACCATGTCTGCGGCGGCGCCATTATTGCCGATCAGTGGGTAGTCACCGCCGCCAGCTGCGTGGCTGGCTTGAGGACGAACAACATGAAGGTAGTGACCACCACGTACAATGACTGGGGTGATGCCGGCTGGGAGTACTCCGTGGAGCAGGTGGTGCCCCACTGCAACTTCGACAAGCCACTGTACCACAACGACATTGCCCTGATCAAGACCCATGCCTTCTTCGACTACGACGAGGTGACCCAGAACATAACCACCGCGGAGCTGGAGGATCTGGTCGAGGGCGAAACCCTAACCATGTACGGTTGGGGCAGCACCGAGATCGGTTCGGACTTTGCCTGGCAGCTGCGTCAACTGGATTTGACTTATGTGCCGACGGATAAGTGCAATGCCACCTACGGCGGCACTGAGGACCTGGATGTGGGTCATCTGTGTGCCGTGGGTCGTGTGGGAGCCGGAGCCTGTCACGGCGATGCCGGTGGAGCCTTGGTGGACGCTAAGGGACGACTGGTGGGTGTTGGAAACTGGGGCGTGCCCTGCGGCTATGGCTTTCCCGATGTCTTTGTCCGAATGAGCTTCTACGATAGCTGGATCAAGTCTACGATCAACGGATGTGCCATTTCCTAAGCAATAAAGTCATGTGAACTTTTGTTGTCAGTCTTTGGTTTAAAGAGGCAGATCTTCCACAGAAGATATTCAGATATTCCAAACACTGCCCAAAAATTATGTCAAAGTCCAAAGGCCTTGATTCAGACAGTAAATGGAAAGTAATTGAATTGATTAATTGGAAATCTTGATAATCCCCAGGCCAGACGTCTAGCTTTTGTTGTAATTGCCAGTGATACGTGATAAgtcaaaatgttaataattgCCATTATAAAAAGCAGGTGgaagtgggttttttttttgggttccaAAATAATACCCTGGTTTAGGTCTactacttttatttttgtttaacaaatATCCGAGAAGCTCTACGCTATAAATGTGTCTCTGACTTTATCActctatttatatatgtattttttttgcggCAAACACTTCCGTATTTTTTATCtaaaacattttgtttacatttgggttcccacaaaaaataaatacgcaAATAACATGCCTCAAGGGTATGCCTTCTTCCATATCTCAGCAGAAGTAGAAGCTTAAGCAATTATTTCATTTGAGTTTCAAGTAAACTTCCATTCGATTGTTGCCCTATCGATCGGCGACGTCTGAAGATCTCATGCTGTGAGCAAAGTCCCACattgcgtatgagtaatttttGCCAGGCGTGTGCTAGCTAGTTGTCTATCATCATACACAGTCCAAATGGCTCGTAGAATTCCCCTTTATCAGCTAGCAGCCCAGGCATTGTGGCTATGGTAATTGTCATTATCATAGCTTCCCTCGAACTTGCCCGCTTATCGCCGGCACGGCATTCGAAAGAAACACGAAACTCTGGGCGTGATAAGGGAAATTCGCACTGAACCCGAACCTCGACTATAAAAGCAATTCCTGACCCAAAAAGTGGACAAACCGTTTACGGAACTTGCAGACAACACAGCACTGGGAAAAATCCTCgagagaaattttaaaaattctacaaaattcaaattaaaaccaaTATGAAGTGGCTTCTACTGACCTGTGTCCTGGTGATCCTGTCATCGCAATGTTCGGCCCGTCGACTGCCCGTGAAGCGCATCCCACAGCTGAATCATCATCTGGGCTATGTGAAGCCGGAGACTCGGGTTATTGGTGGCTCTGATGCCGCCACTGGCTTTGCCCCCTACCAGGTGTCCATCATGAACACCTTTGGCGAGCATGTGTGCGGCGGCAGTATCATTGCTCCTCATTATATCCTCACCGCTGCCCACTGCCTGGAGTGGCCCACGCAGTACCTGAAGGTCATAACCGGAACGTTGGACTTTACCAAGCCGGGAGCGGAATATCTGGTGGATGGAGCCAAGATCCACTGCAGCCACGACAAGCCGGCGTATCACAACGACATTGCTTTGATTCACACCGCCAAGCCGATTGTCTACGATGCCTTGACTCAGCCCATTAAGCTGGCCCCCAAGGGTAGCCTGCCCAAGGCCGGTGACAAGCTTACCCTCACCGGCTGGGGCAGCACCAAGACCTGGGGTCGCTACTCCACCCAGTTGCAGAAGATCGATCTGAAGTACATCGATCACTCCAGCTGCGAGTCCAGCGTGCGCAATGCCAACTGGCTGAGCGAGGGTCATGTGTGCACCTTCACCCAGGAGGGACAAGGATCCTGCCATGGAGACTCCGGTGGCCCGCTGGTGGATGAGAATCAGACCCTCGTCGGTGTCGTCAACTGGGGCGAGGCCTGTGCCATTGGCTATCCCGATGTCTTTGGTTCGGTGGCTTACTACGCCGATTGGATCGCAGAGATGATGACGGATGCGGGAACTGCCTGCTAGAAATCACCCGAGGGGGTGGAAAAGCCACAACGAACAAAAGTAGCCACCAAAAATGGCATATATTTATGGACTATGGCCAAATGATCAAATTAGCCAGTAAATTTTATCACTCAGATAGCATATACTCGTATTTATGAACAAATAAAAAGGTGCAATAGCGCTTCAGCTTTAGATAAAAACAGTTTTatgtcttgttttttttttgtccacCTGTAAGGTAGTCTAATATTAGAATGGAGTCTCCAATCGTTTCTAGACTCTGTGCCAGAAATCCCCCACTTCAGGCTCTTCAGATAACTCTTAGCTGTCAGTCATTGCGGCGATCCATCATGATCGAGTTCCCAGAAATGACTCAGGTGCGAACTAGGCCATAAACAAACAAGTTCGGAAGAAGTGTGATATCAGGAAGTATTAGTTATTGCTAATCGAATTACTTAATATATTGGAACTTAGATTAGGGAGGGTTTGGCAACAAAAACATGCATAGTACTTCTAGTTGCTTCTCaggaatttgtgattttaagCATGATTATTAAGTTGTtgtacaaaaatatacatatgtacatgtgaaaagcaatggaaaaatattatttttatataccatATTAACTAACTAACTGTCTATTGATATGTCAGCTACATTTTTCGTGATATtccattatatttttatactttaCTCTCTAGACTTCCCTActttatactttatatatgtatcagttctttttaatttaaaaatccaaaGATTTGTACCATCAATAAAAAGCGTCTAGACATCGGGACATATTAACCCTTCAAGCTCAACTTTCAGATATTTAATCAAttgatttaaagttaatattATGTAAATTGAGTTGCATTTgttaaagaaaacaaacataCTTATCAGCTCTTAACCTTGTGCTTTTAATACCAAGTGCCCTTCTATCTACCAAAGAGGGTGAGGCTCTAGCCCAGTTGGGTTCCGAAAAATAGTATCAAAACCATAAGAACGTGACGGAAGTACTAATTACAAGACTTATTCCACCTATAAAAAGTAGTTCCAATCGAAACTAGTCCTCAGTTGTATAAGTAATAACCCAACATAATGTTGTCCATCCTGCTGCTACCTCTGATCCTGTGCAGCTCTTATGCCTCCAGTCAGATCCTGTATCCGCCGCAGTACACCACCAATCGGAT
Above is a genomic segment from Drosophila kikkawai strain 14028-0561.14 chromosome 3R, DkikHiC1v2, whole genome shotgun sequence containing:
- the LOC108084068 gene encoding chymotrypsin-2, with translation MKWLLLTCVLVILSSQCSARRLPVKRIPQLNHHLGYVKPETRVIGGSDAATGFAPYQVSIMNTFGEHVCGGSIIAPHYILTAAHCLEWPTQYLKVITGTLDFTKPGAEYLVDGAKIHCSHDKPAYHNDIALIHTAKPIVYDALTQPIKLAPKGSLPKAGDKLTLTGWGSTKTWGRYSTQLQKIDLKYIDHSSCESSVRNANWLSEGHVCTFTQEGQGSCHGDSGGPLVDENQTLVGVVNWGEACAIGYPDVFGSVAYYADWIAEMMTDAGTAC
- the LOC108084084 gene encoding chymotrypsin-2 encodes the protein MSCQIRAVSLLVLALVLLAVSFSEASFRRRPLPAGVREAAGAANKFNSRIVGGELSDVSAAPYQISLQNAIGNHVCGGAIIADQWVVTAASCVAGLRTNNMKVVTTTYNDWGDAGWEYSVEQVVPHCNFDKPLYHNDIALIKTHAFFDYDEVTQNITTAELEDLVEGETLTMYGWGSTEIGSDFAWQLRQLDLTYVPTDKCNATYGGTEDLDVGHLCAVGRVGAGACHGDAGGALVDAKGRLVGVGNWGVPCGYGFPDVFVRMSFYDSWIKSTINGCAIS